From the genome of Penaeus monodon isolate SGIC_2016 chromosome 16, NSTDA_Pmon_1, whole genome shotgun sequence, one region includes:
- the LOC119582637 gene encoding gamma-butyrobetaine dioxygenase-like isoform X1: MSTLRCSRALIAGATVLRNVAKQQVRPGCRSSIGRRCVSLASSARQQAEVKESNKGIKAVASAAKDIETLHVQFTDGSSSEMPYVWLRDNCQCDQCFSDGALGRKLLMQDIDVDVHAVGVKESAGGVTIDWSDGHQSAFDGEWLHERAFSPTARARRRNQFAFAREPWGADHIMAEYDYNTLMKDDKVLLDWLTTMEKKGSAMVKNAPDRDIAGPELIEYIAYVKPSHYGPHSPVINRPNSNNVAFTNAKLGMHNDLAQYEHMPGIIFIHCVKQHIGTGGESVVSDGLYAAEILRKTNPEAFNILTSTDAYFWDKGQANYSWEMPEFYKISRHPILTLNSNKEVCRVSVNNAVRDSYLDLPAHRVKEFYAAMKLYNDILYDNSLSFKMDTGDMMTLDNVRCLHGREGYEAFSERHIESSYLDWDEARCRRRRLQEEFGVADLK; this comes from the exons ATGTCGACCCTAAGATGCTCTCGTGCACTCATTGCAGGAGCTACTGTGTTGAGAAATGTTGCCAAACAACAG GTGAGACCAGGTTGCCGCAGCAGCATCGGTCGGCGCTGTGTTAGTCTAGCCTCCTCTGCCAGGCAACAGGCCGAGGTTAAGGAGTCAAACAAAG GAATCAAAGCCGTGGCCTCTGCGGCTAAGGACATCGAAACTCTTCACGTCCAATTCACCGACGGCAGTAGTAGCGAGATGCCGTACGTGTGGCTGAGAGATAACTGCCAGTGTGACCAGTGCTTCAGCGACGGCGCCCTTGGCAGGAAGCTACTCATGCAGGACATCGATGTGGACGTGCATGCAGTGGGCGTGAAG GAGAGCGCCGGAGGGGTCACGATCGACTGGAGCGACGGCCACCAGAGTGCGTTCGACGGCGAGTGGCTTCACGAGCGAGCCTTCTCGCCCACTGCGCGAGCCCGCCGCCGTAATCAGTTCGCGTTCGCTAGG GAGCCTTGGGGAGCTGACCACATCATGGCTGAGTACGACTACAACACGCTAATGAAGGACGACAAGGTGCTGCTGGACTGGCTCACCACGATGGAGAAGAAGGGCTCGGCCATGGTCAAGAACGCCCCCGACAGAGACATCGCCGGACCCGAGCTCATCGAGTACATCGCCTACGTGAAGCCCTCCCACTACGG gCCTCATTCTCCTGTGATTAACCGGCCGAATTCGAATAACGTGGCCTTCACAAATGCCAAGCTCGGAATGCACAACGACCTCGCCCAGTACGAACACATGCCCGGG ATCATCTTCATCCACTGCGTGAAGCAACACATCGGCACCGGCGGAGAGAGCGTTGTTTCCGACGGACTTTACGCCGCGGAAATCCTGCGCAAGACGAACCCTGAggccttcaacatcctcaccTCCACCGACGCCTACTTCTGGGACAAGGGGCAGGCCAACTACAGCTGGGAGATGCCCGAGTTCTATAAGATCTCCAGGCATCCCATCCTTAC GTTGAACAGCAACAAGGAAGTTTGCCGCGTGTCTGTGAACAACGCAGTGCGAGACTCTTACCTCGACCTCCCTGCCCATCGAGTCAAGGAATTCTACGCTGCCATGAAACTTTACAACGACATCTTGTACGACAACTCCCTCTCCTTCAAGATGGACACAG GTGACATGATGACCCTGGACAACGTGCGCTGCCTCCACGGCCGCGAGGGCTACGAGGCCTTCAGTGAGCGCCACATCGAGTCTTCGTACCTGGACTGGGACGAGGCTCGCTGCCGCCGGCGCCGCCTGCAGGAGGAGTTCGGTGTTGCAgatttgaaatga
- the LOC119582637 gene encoding gamma-butyrobetaine dioxygenase-like isoform X2, translating into MPYVWLRDNCQCDQCFSDGALGRKLLMQDIDVDVHAVGVKESAGGVTIDWSDGHQSAFDGEWLHERAFSPTARARRRNQFAFAREPWGADHIMAEYDYNTLMKDDKVLLDWLTTMEKKGSAMVKNAPDRDIAGPELIEYIAYVKPSHYGPHSPVINRPNSNNVAFTNAKLGMHNDLAQYEHMPGIIFIHCVKQHIGTGGESVVSDGLYAAEILRKTNPEAFNILTSTDAYFWDKGQANYSWEMPEFYKISRHPILTLNSNKEVCRVSVNNAVRDSYLDLPAHRVKEFYAAMKLYNDILYDNSLSFKMDTGDMMTLDNVRCLHGREGYEAFSERHIESSYLDWDEARCRRRRLQEEFGVADLK; encoded by the exons ATGCCGTACGTGTGGCTGAGAGATAACTGCCAGTGTGACCAGTGCTTCAGCGACGGCGCCCTTGGCAGGAAGCTACTCATGCAGGACATCGATGTGGACGTGCATGCAGTGGGCGTGAAG GAGAGCGCCGGAGGGGTCACGATCGACTGGAGCGACGGCCACCAGAGTGCGTTCGACGGCGAGTGGCTTCACGAGCGAGCCTTCTCGCCCACTGCGCGAGCCCGCCGCCGTAATCAGTTCGCGTTCGCTAGG GAGCCTTGGGGAGCTGACCACATCATGGCTGAGTACGACTACAACACGCTAATGAAGGACGACAAGGTGCTGCTGGACTGGCTCACCACGATGGAGAAGAAGGGCTCGGCCATGGTCAAGAACGCCCCCGACAGAGACATCGCCGGACCCGAGCTCATCGAGTACATCGCCTACGTGAAGCCCTCCCACTACGG gCCTCATTCTCCTGTGATTAACCGGCCGAATTCGAATAACGTGGCCTTCACAAATGCCAAGCTCGGAATGCACAACGACCTCGCCCAGTACGAACACATGCCCGGG ATCATCTTCATCCACTGCGTGAAGCAACACATCGGCACCGGCGGAGAGAGCGTTGTTTCCGACGGACTTTACGCCGCGGAAATCCTGCGCAAGACGAACCCTGAggccttcaacatcctcaccTCCACCGACGCCTACTTCTGGGACAAGGGGCAGGCCAACTACAGCTGGGAGATGCCCGAGTTCTATAAGATCTCCAGGCATCCCATCCTTAC GTTGAACAGCAACAAGGAAGTTTGCCGCGTGTCTGTGAACAACGCAGTGCGAGACTCTTACCTCGACCTCCCTGCCCATCGAGTCAAGGAATTCTACGCTGCCATGAAACTTTACAACGACATCTTGTACGACAACTCCCTCTCCTTCAAGATGGACACAG GTGACATGATGACCCTGGACAACGTGCGCTGCCTCCACGGCCGCGAGGGCTACGAGGCCTTCAGTGAGCGCCACATCGAGTCTTCGTACCTGGACTGGGACGAGGCTCGCTGCCGCCGGCGCCGCCTGCAGGAGGAGTTCGGTGTTGCAgatttgaaatga